The proteins below come from a single Biomphalaria glabrata chromosome 10, xgBioGlab47.1, whole genome shotgun sequence genomic window:
- the LOC129928613 gene encoding mitogen-activated protein kinase kinase kinase 13-like, translating into MPRNRPSFRLILLHIEIASAELLRFSLEDFSESQEIWRKEIPENFQKMKAEGSNLPQLEEELIKRRKEELRHAQDVREHYESKLEHANNLYMELTACMLQLEKRERELIKREQQLTLYNKHRKSIVRPIIKAQEKLDRLGKKHTHRSGSEVTTPDSMKNTEGSMTTSSELVPPSPMKLGTRKSRHRRNNSRGSMKDITSAQISIYI; encoded by the exons ATGCCCAGAAATAGACCATCATTTAGACTAATTCTCTTGCACATTGAGATTGCCTCTGCTGAATTACTTCGGTTCAGTCTGGAGGACTTTTCTGAATCTCAA GAAATTTGGAGGAAAGAGATTCCTGAAAATTTCCAAAAAATGAAAGCTGAAGGTTCCAACTTACCCCAGCTAGAAGAAGAGcttataaaaagaagaaaagaagaatTAAG acatGCACAGGATGTCAGAGAGCATTATGAAAGCAAGTTGGAGCATGCTAACAATTTGTATATGGAATTAACAGCTTGTATGCTGCAACTGGAAAAGAGAGAACGGGAGCTCATCAA acgAGAACAACAACTGACTTTGTACAATAAACATAGAAAGAGTATCGTTCGACCAATCATAAAAGCTCAAGAAAAGTTAGATCGACTTGGTAAAAAACATACACATAGGTCAGGGTCTGAAGTCACGAC GCCAGACTCTATGAAAAACACAGAAGGGAGCATGACAACTAGCTCTGAGCTGGTACCACCGTCTCCTATGAAATTGGGTACCAGAAAGTCTCGTCATCGTCGGAATAACAGCAGAGGGTCTATGAAAGACATTACCTCTGCTCAAATCTCAATCTACATATGA